The Myxococcota bacterium genome has a segment encoding these proteins:
- a CDS encoding PD-(D/E)XK nuclease family protein yields the protein MVKRDASEAGQARPQARAGAPALWVGAGPRVVEAALLDHLEEWGERVARDPARLAAPLRVVVPSQSLREHVVAAALRARGRPLAGVVVQSLFALALEVLGRPPRVSAALVALEVERRLPAHPALARALDGVRGGARAVAAAVDDLLDAGFRDEHASAVVEALGEAASHTSPDVVERAAEIVALAIAVRRALAARGFSHRADVLARAADALRREPARLAAGEVVVHGFAEATGVATDLLGALAAARPTTVLLDLPPEPGRPARTDPGARFAHRLRDALAPLAVAPPFALPTPPGLEPRAPGELVDAPGREAEVRAVAGRIREQLDADPSLAPERIGVVARQLGPYAHHVRAHFTRLGVPFSGVGAMVAGGGPARRAAAFAAVLEQGDASPADRWLDAFASLPAETRGARADARLALRVLGAARLGDVAALSLPQSDVVLPVRHGLGARSDVDAADDAGASDGDERAGSEAEDGASDAASREGGDRQRRSVAAVRVRAWVESARRIVESLRAWPASAPAAEHVRRLRALARDELRWGEDDVGARALAGLASALPSDLELARAEALALAVDALTRATRSEPLGGAGGGVAVLGAMEARARTFDRLYVLGLERDVFPRVVREDALLPDAVRRALRSVLPELPVKATGHDEERYLFAQLAAASPHVVLGWPRTSDDGKRRVRSAFVDRLTGAPGGLARRSVAAAHEGSDAADAVARTPREWALAAGVDGSGAALAAWARLLPAALAEGTVAAELAPAALAALGAARASVAAELSRGARGGAGGPGAYFGAVGPVRAAGDPRAARRYVTALERTASCGWRAFLERLLRLEVLPDPIDRFPEIDALAVGSVVHGALEVVFGGRCETPLAELAAQEPRRVAWPPDDALAAIALDCARAHLASEGAPYEGLARALAERACTHLAIERDLLDGAALDVLGAEVEGLVRVEHEGDAFDIAFRADLVERASGALRLTDFKTGPSFVSGVQAATAAGRRGKAVAQGAKLQALAYALGAGEAGAVGRYVHLATGAARDAQPVVDFEADREAPLARAFAGTAATLERCWREGVFAPRLSDAGAPNRACGHCDVSEACVRGDPLLRERQLDWLAAAAARAEAGEALSRAESLHLALDALARAEAPADARPPSQIDGATGSARKERS from the coding sequence GTGGTGAAGCGCGACGCATCGGAGGCCGGCCAGGCGCGCCCGCAGGCGCGCGCGGGCGCACCCGCACTCTGGGTCGGCGCCGGCCCCCGCGTCGTCGAGGCCGCGCTCCTCGACCACCTCGAGGAATGGGGCGAGCGGGTCGCGCGCGATCCCGCGCGGCTCGCGGCGCCGCTGCGCGTCGTCGTTCCCTCGCAGAGCCTGCGCGAGCACGTCGTCGCCGCCGCACTGCGCGCGCGCGGCCGCCCGCTCGCGGGCGTGGTCGTGCAGTCGCTCTTCGCGCTCGCGCTCGAGGTGCTCGGGCGCCCGCCGCGCGTCTCGGCCGCGCTCGTCGCGCTCGAGGTCGAGCGGCGGCTTCCCGCGCACCCGGCGCTCGCGCGCGCGCTCGACGGCGTGCGCGGCGGAGCGCGCGCGGTCGCGGCCGCGGTCGACGACCTGCTCGACGCCGGGTTCCGCGACGAGCATGCGAGCGCGGTCGTCGAGGCGCTCGGCGAGGCGGCCTCCCACACGTCGCCCGACGTCGTCGAGCGCGCGGCCGAGATCGTCGCGCTCGCGATCGCGGTGCGGCGCGCGCTCGCCGCCCGCGGCTTCTCGCATCGCGCCGACGTGCTCGCGCGCGCGGCCGACGCGCTGCGGCGCGAGCCCGCGCGCCTCGCGGCGGGCGAGGTCGTCGTGCACGGCTTCGCGGAGGCGACCGGTGTCGCGACCGACCTCCTCGGCGCGCTCGCCGCCGCGCGCCCGACCACGGTGCTGCTCGACCTCCCGCCCGAGCCCGGGCGCCCTGCGCGCACCGACCCGGGCGCGCGCTTCGCGCACCGCCTTCGCGATGCCCTCGCGCCGCTCGCCGTCGCGCCCCCGTTCGCGCTGCCGACGCCGCCCGGGCTCGAGCCGCGCGCACCGGGCGAGCTCGTCGATGCGCCGGGCCGCGAGGCCGAGGTGCGCGCCGTCGCGGGCCGCATCCGCGAGCAGCTCGACGCCGACCCGTCGCTCGCGCCCGAGCGCATCGGCGTCGTCGCGCGGCAGCTCGGGCCGTACGCGCACCACGTGCGCGCGCACTTCACACGGCTCGGCGTCCCGTTCTCGGGCGTCGGCGCGATGGTCGCGGGCGGCGGCCCGGCGCGGCGCGCGGCGGCCTTCGCGGCCGTCCTCGAGCAGGGAGATGCGAGCCCGGCCGACCGCTGGCTCGACGCGTTCGCGAGCCTCCCCGCCGAGACGCGCGGAGCGCGCGCCGACGCGCGGCTCGCGCTCCGCGTGCTCGGCGCCGCGCGCCTCGGCGACGTCGCCGCGCTCTCGCTGCCGCAGAGCGACGTCGTGCTGCCGGTCCGGCACGGGCTCGGCGCGCGCAGCGACGTCGACGCCGCGGACGATGCGGGAGCGAGCGACGGGGACGAGCGCGCCGGCTCCGAGGCGGAGGACGGCGCCAGCGACGCGGCGTCGCGCGAGGGCGGGGATCGACAGCGTCGCAGCGTCGCCGCAGTGCGCGTGCGCGCCTGGGTCGAGAGCGCGCGGCGGATCGTCGAGAGCCTTCGCGCATGGCCGGCGAGCGCGCCCGCGGCCGAGCACGTGCGACGCCTCCGCGCGCTCGCGCGCGACGAGCTCCGGTGGGGCGAGGACGACGTCGGGGCACGCGCGCTCGCGGGCCTCGCGAGCGCGCTCCCGTCCGACCTCGAGCTCGCGCGCGCCGAAGCGCTCGCGCTCGCGGTCGACGCGCTCACCCGGGCCACCCGCTCCGAGCCGCTCGGCGGCGCGGGCGGCGGCGTCGCCGTGCTCGGCGCGATGGAGGCGCGCGCGAGGACGTTCGACCGGCTCTACGTGCTCGGCCTCGAGCGCGACGTCTTCCCGCGCGTCGTGCGCGAGGACGCGCTGCTCCCGGACGCCGTGCGGCGCGCGCTCCGCAGCGTGCTGCCCGAGCTGCCGGTCAAGGCGACGGGCCACGACGAGGAGCGGTACCTGTTCGCGCAGCTCGCCGCCGCGAGTCCGCACGTCGTGCTCGGATGGCCGCGGACGAGCGACGACGGCAAGCGCCGCGTGCGCTCGGCCTTCGTCGACCGGCTGACCGGCGCGCCGGGCGGGCTCGCGCGCCGCTCCGTCGCCGCCGCGCACGAGGGCTCCGATGCCGCGGACGCGGTCGCGCGGACGCCGCGCGAGTGGGCGCTCGCGGCGGGCGTCGACGGGAGCGGCGCAGCCCTCGCTGCGTGGGCGCGCCTCCTCCCCGCCGCACTCGCCGAGGGGACGGTCGCGGCGGAGCTCGCACCCGCGGCGCTCGCCGCGCTCGGCGCCGCGCGCGCGAGCGTCGCGGCCGAGCTCTCGCGGGGCGCGCGCGGCGGGGCGGGCGGGCCGGGCGCGTACTTCGGCGCCGTCGGTCCCGTGCGCGCGGCCGGCGATCCGCGCGCGGCCCGGCGCTACGTGACGGCGCTCGAGCGCACCGCGAGCTGCGGCTGGCGCGCCTTCCTCGAGCGCTTGCTGCGGCTCGAGGTGCTGCCCGATCCGATCGACCGCTTCCCGGAGATCGACGCGCTCGCCGTCGGAAGCGTCGTGCACGGCGCGCTCGAGGTCGTGTTCGGCGGCCGCTGCGAGACGCCGCTCGCGGAGCTCGCCGCGCAGGAGCCGCGCCGCGTGGCGTGGCCGCCCGACGACGCGCTCGCGGCGATCGCGCTCGACTGCGCGCGCGCGCATCTCGCGAGCGAGGGCGCCCCGTACGAGGGCCTCGCGCGCGCGCTCGCCGAGCGCGCGTGCACGCACCTCGCCATCGAGCGCGACCTGCTCGACGGCGCCGCACTCGACGTGCTGGGCGCCGAGGTCGAGGGCCTCGTGCGCGTCGAGCACGAGGGCGATGCGTTCGACATCGCCTTCCGCGCGGATCTCGTCGAGCGCGCCTCGGGCGCGCTCCGCCTCACGGACTTCAAGACGGGGCCCTCGTTCGTCTCGGGCGTGCAGGCGGCCACCGCGGCGGGCCGGCGCGGCAAGGCGGTCGCGCAGGGCGCGAAGCTCCAGGCGCTGGCGTATGCGCTCGGCGCGGGCGAGGCGGGCGCGGTCGGTCGCTACGTGCACCTCGCGACGGGGGCGGCCAGGGACGCGCAGCCCGTCGTCGACTTCGAGGCCGATCGCGAGGCGCCGCTCGCGCGCGCGTTCGCCGGGACGGCGGCGACGCTCGAGCGCTGCTGGCGCGAAGGCGTCTTCGCGCCGCGGCTCTCGGACGCGGGCGCGCCGAACCGCGCCTGCGGCCACTGCGACGTCAGCGAGGCGTGCGTGCGCGGCGACCCGCTCCTGCGCGAGCGCCAGCTCGACTGGCTGGCCGCGGCGGCCGCGCGCGCCGAGGCGGGCGAGGCGCTCTCCCGCGCGGAGTCGCTCCACCTCGCGCTCGACGCGCTCGCGCGCGCGGAGGCGCCGGCGGACGCGCGCCCGCCTTCGCAGATCGACGGCGCCACCGGCAGCGCGCGAAAGGAGCGCTCGTGA